The DNA region ATGCATTTTCACCCGCCGTGTTTGTGTTTGGTAGTCGCAGCCGCAACAAAATCAAAATCCTGTATTGGGATAAAACCGGGTTCTGCCTGTGGTACAAGCGGCTGGAAAAAGATAAATTCAAATGGCCACGCCGGGGTGATGCTGTGTTATCACTGACTCACGAACAGTTTGATTGGCTGTTGCGCGGGTTAGATATTGAAAAGCTTCAACCACACACAGAAAAATATTTCTTCTCGGCGAATTAGTGCTATCAACCTGCGCAGGTTTTTTATAAGATGTGTGGATGGAAAACAAACCCGATCTTCTGCAAGAAAATATTGATCTGCAAAAAATAGTTGCCGATAAAGACGATATTATTTCAGCGCAGGAAAAATCCCTTCAAAACAAAGAAAAACGTATTCGTATTCTTGAAGAATATATCCTCTCGCTCCAGCAAAAACAATTTGGCAGCTCCAGTGAAAAGCAGGACGTGATCCAGTCGGAGCTGGTGTTTACCGAGGCGGAAGATACAGCGGAAGCTGAAGTCCCTGAGCAAGCCGATGCATTTGCCGATGCCACGGTGGTGGCAGAACACAAGCGCAAGAAAAAACGTGCATCTATTCCCAAAGAGTTACCCCGCATCGAGATTATCCATGATCTGCCCGAGGGTCAAAAATGTTGTCCGCACGATGGTGCTGAATTAAAACCTATCGGTTTTGAATCCCATGAACAATTGGACATTATTCCCGCCAGTGTTCGGGTGTTACATCACAAGCGTTTGAAATACGCTTGCCCGTGTTGCGAAAACTATCTTGTGACTGCAAGGAAACCTTCGCAACCCATTGAAAAAAGCATCGCCTCACCCGGCCTTCTGGCCCATATCGCCACGCAAAAATATGTGGATGCCTTACCGCTGTATCGCCAAACGGAGATCTTCAAACGTATTGGCGTGGAGATGGATCGTACGACACTTGCCAACTGGATGGTTCGCTGCGGCGCCATCGTACAACCATTGATTAATCTGATCCATGAAAGAATGTTGGAGCAAGCGATTCTTCATGCAGATGAAACGCGAGTGCAAGTATTGAATGAAACGGGGCGTGCGGCTGAAACGCAAAGCTTTATGTGGGTATTGCGCAGTACACAACCGGCTTGTGCAGCGGTGCTCTACCACTATGACCCCACACGCAGTGGTAAGGTGATCACGGAATTGCTGCATGATTTTGATGGCGCTCTCATGACCGACGGTTACGCGGCTTATAACGCACCCTGTGAAAAAAATAGTATTACCCATTTAGCCTGTTGGGCGCATGCGCGGCGAAAATTTATCGAGGCACAAAAAATCCAGAAGGCGGGAAAAACCGGCAAAGCAGATCAGGCGATTGCGTTTATCCAGCAGCTTTATGGAATAGAAAAATCGATAAAAGACAAAACGCCGGAAGAAAAATATCAGCTGAGGCAAACACAATCGCTGCCGATGTTACAAAAAATAAAAGCCTGGTTAGATAAAAGTATAGCCCATGCGCTACCACAATCGTTAATTGGAAAAGCGTTGCATTATCTGCATGAGCAATGGCCAAAATTGATTTGCTATGTGGAGTCGGGGGATTACCCGATAGATAACAATGCGGCGGAGAATGCCATTCGTCCGTTTGTGATTGGGCGTAAAAACTGGCTCTTCTCTGCCAGTCCCAAAGGGGCCGCAGCGAGTGCGAATTTATACAGCGTGATTGAAACGGCCAAAGCGAATGGACTTGAGCCCTATACCTATTTGCGAAAAGTCTTTTCTGAACTTCCGCAGGCTACGAGCCTTGAGCAAATCGAGGCATTGTTGCCATGGAATGTCAAAAGTGGTGTTGATTAGGCGCTTACGATTTTTCAGTACACCGGTACGATCATCATAGACATAAGTCACAACACCAGCACCACCGTTGTTACGCAATTCTTCTTTTACCTGACCGCGCGCGTTGACCGATACCGTTTTTTGCAAGACATCACCAGTGGCCAAATCCCTGATTTGCTCGCTATAACCATAAGCATTGAACAATGTGGTAGTCCCACTATTGCTGGAAACCAAGCCGTTCAATACGTCTCGCGTCTCATACACTCGACCGACAGAATCGTATTTCACCGAGTTGATATAGCCCTGGCTGTTATTGGGCAGATAGGTGACCGTATCCGTGACACGTGATGAATTATCATAGGTGTAGGTTTGGCAATAGTTGCTACCACCACACGTTTCATTTACTCCACCATAACTGGTTACTACGGCGGTAAGCCTGCCCTGGGTTTTTAGTTGGGCAGTTGATTCACCATAAACCTTGTCGTAATACCATTTGGTATGCGTATCTACAGCGCCGCCAGTAAATTTGTCTGTGCGGGTTACCATGCGCCCTAAGGCGTCATAATCCATAGACTGCACTTGTTTCTTGGTATCGGTTTGCTCAATCAGCTCTCCAAAATCGTTGTAGCGATAAAACCACCAACCAGCCAATTTAGATGAAGCCGGTGATGCCAGGTAATCGTCTACTTGATCACAAGCCACTGTCGCATTACCCAGAAAACCGCCCTTATCCGGATCATGCATGGCGATTTTTCGCCCCAAACCGTCATAACACATTTGCACTTTAACGGTCTTATTACTTGCCGCTGTTGTAGCACTGGTCAAATTACCCAGAGCATCATATCCATAGGGTAAACGCCTAACTAACCCCATCCTTGTAATTCCACGGTAATAATGCCTCGATCTGTTCGAGGCTTGTCGCATTGGGTAATTCAGTGAAGATTGTTTTTAAATACCCATAAGGCTCCAGCCCATTGGCCTTGGCGGTTTCAATCACACTGTATAAATTTGCACTCGCCGTGGCCCCTTTGGGACTTGTGGAGAATAGCCAGTTTTTTCGCCCAATCACAAACGGGCGGATTGCATTCTCCGCTGCATTGTTATCAATCGGATAATCCCCCGATTCCACATAGCGAACCAGCTTCGGCCATTGTTCATGCAAATAATGCAATGCCTTTCCAATCAACGATTGTGGCGGTGAATGTGCCAAGCTTTTATCCAGCCAGACTTTTATTTTTTGTAACACCGGCAGCGATTGTGTTTGTCTCAGTTGATATTTTTCTTCCGGCGTTTTGTCCTTAATCGCCTTTTCTATTCCATAGAGCTGCTGGATAAACGCAATCGCTTGATCTGCTTTACCGGTTTTTCCCTTCGCCTGGATTTTTTGTGCCTCGATAAACTTGCGACGCGCATGTGCCCAACAGGCTAAATGGGTAATACCCTTTTTTTCACAAGGTGCGTTGTAAGCTGCATAGCCATCGGTCATGAGTGCGCCATTAAAATCACGTAGCAATTCCGTGATTACTTTTCCACTGCGTGTCGGTTCGTAGCGATAAAGCACTGCTGCACACGTGGGTTGCGTACTGCGCAATACCCACATAAAACTCTGTGTTTCAGCCGCACGACCGGTTTCATTCAACACCTGCACACGCGTTTCATCCGCATGAAGAATCGTTTGTTCCAACATTCTTTCGTGCAGCAAGTTAATTAATGGCTGCACCAGGTTTCCACAACGGATCATCCAGTTGGCGAGTGTAGTGCGATCCATCTCCACACCAATACGTTTGAAAATGTCCGTCTGGCGATACAGCGGCATGGCATCTACATATTTTTGCGTGGCAATATGGGCCAACAGCCCGGGTGAGGCGATACTTTTTTCAATCGGTTGTGCGGGTTTCTTTGCGGTCACAAGATAGTTTTCGCAACAGGGGCAGGCGTATTTCAATCGTTTGTGATGTAACACCCGAACACTGGCGGGGATAATGTCTAATTGTTCGTGGGATTCAAAACCGATGGGTTTTAATAACGATCCATCGTGCGGACAGCATTTTTGATCCTCAGGCAGATCGTGGGTAATCTCGATACGATGTAGCTCTTTGGGAATGGATGCACGTTTCTTCTTGCGTTTATGCTCCGCTACAACAACCGTGTCATCGGCAAAGGCATCCACTTGTTCAGGGGCTTCGGCTTCCGCGGTATCCTCCGCTTCGGTAAAGACCAGCTCCGCTTGAAGCACTTCCTGCTTTTCACTGGAACTGCCAAATTGTTTTTGCTGAAGCGAGAGGATGTATTCCTCAAGGAGGCGAATGCGCTTTTCTTTGGCGTGAAGGGATTGTTCTTTTTCTTGAAGGGATCTCTCATGCAATGAAATAATGTCGTCTTTATTCGCAACTATTTTTTGCAGTTCGATATTTTCTTGCACAAGGTCAGAAATATTTTTCATGGGTATATTTTATAAAACCCATGCACAAGTTGATAGCACTAATTCGCCGAGAAGAAATATTTTTCTGTGTGTGGTTGAAGCTTTTCAATATCTAACCCGCGCAACAGCCAATCAAACTGTTCGTGAGTCAGTGATAACACAGCATCACCCCGGCGCGGCCATTTGAATTTGTCTTTTTCCAATCGTTTGTACCACAGACAAAACCCGGTTTTATCCCAGTAGAGGATTTTTATTTTATTGCGGGTGCGATTGCCAAACACAAACACGGATCGGGAAAATACCTCCAGTGCCATGGACTCCTGCACCAAGACACTCAACCCATTAATGGATTTGCGAAAATCCACCGGTTGCCGGTGTACGTATACCGGCACATCATCCCACTGGATCATGCCAACGCCCTGAGCAATTGGGCCAGCCACTGAGGTGGCGGTAGTGTGCCAAATTCAAGCTGGCCTACATGATGGCGAATGGTCAGTGATGCAGCCTTCACACCAGAAGCTTCGTGCGGTATTTTGGGCTTTACTTTTACACGAACAAAACCGGCTTCCTCTTTACTGGCCATCTTTGCCAATTGTTTGCGGCGCAAGCTGAAGTATTTGGGGCACAGCTCGTTCTGCTTACAAAAAACGGCTGCTGATACACCGCTGGCGTCGTGCTGCGCAAACAGTGCTCGCCATTGTTCTTCGTTACGTTTTTTCATAAGGCCTCCTGGTGAATTTAGGAAAAGTACCTTAGTAAAAAAACAATTAACTCGATAGATGGGGTTAGTTAGGCGCTTACTCCATAGGTAATAGTCCCACCCAGATGATCAGCTACCTTGACTACATGCCCCAGACTATTTTTTTCTTCAATACGTGTTTGCCCCAAGGCATTGGTAATGATGGTTTTATATCCGTCATAGACAGTTGTTGTGATACTGGTATCAGGTGCAATCAGCTTTACTACCCGCCCAAGCAAGTCATATTCAAATACCGACCAATAAACCGGGTCACCAGAGAAATAAGGTTCACTCTTGCGAGCAATGCGCCCCTGCCGGTCATACTCGGTATCGACGTAACTTTCCCTACCATCGAACATCACCCTGCTGGAACGAACAATCCGCTCCAGCCTGTCGAAGTAATCGGTTGACTTTCCTCCACCGCTGGCCAGGCTTTCTACGCGATACCTGGCTCCCGCTGGGCATACCACTGAGGAACCATCGCAGAATGCCCTGTTAACATGGCTCCAGGCGCCTGTGCTATCACTACGCTGATACTCCCTGCCATCGACGGTATAGAGAATATTGATCAGGACACCATTGGTATCCTTGATTTGCGTAGGCAGACCAAGTGTATTACGTGTAACAACGCCTGAAACCAAATTGCCTAAACTATCCTTTGTGGTCTCCACAAAACGCCTGCTTGAATCATAAACAGTTTCTGTTTTTCTGGTTTGTGGTACACCAGGTTTAACAGTGGCGGTCTTGCGTGCAACAGTGGGGTTACCCACATTATCGTATTCATAGGATACCGCCAGCTGATTAACACCTGGCTCTATGATTTCTGTCTTTAGCATACCCGGCCAGGTGTCCGATTGACCATAATATTCAAATTGGGATAGTCGAGTTACTGCTGGAGAATTATTTTTGGTGGTTTCAGTTCTCGTACTTTGTAAACGCCCCCGGCGCTTCTCCCAAACACTGGAGTAATAGGTGTTGAAGGTTGTTTTGACGGAGGTGTTAGCACTTCCTGATGCGATAGCCATTATCTTGGTAACATTGCCATACTCATCATAATCTGTATCGGTCTCGACAGTTTGTAAGCTCGCCCCCTGCGCCAGGCCATTATTATTAAGACCATAATTTACCTCTTTCACTTTATCCAGAAAGACACGATAAATCCCATTATTAGCCTCATCGCGTGCCGAAGCCCAAGTATTATCAGCCTCGGACAAAATGATGGGCTGACCTGCAACCAAATTGCCGCTATACACTTTTGTTTTCAGAGGCATTCCAAGATACGGCCAGTCCTGATGATAGGATGTTTCCGTTTGTATACCAGTTTGCAGATCTATTGTTGTTAATTTTTCAAACCCCAGGAAACCACGCCCGCCCGCCTGCGCCCGTGCATGATGGTAACGATATAAGGTACGCGCTTTAAACGCAGGATCATTTGCTGCCGGCATACTCCTGTCGACCGACGTAACCACATAGTTGGGACTCCCTACCACTTCCAATACGGGAATGGAATAGTCCGGCACAGGTGCTGAAGCACCAAGGTAGGAAAATGGGTTGTTCATTTGCTGGTAAAAGCCAACAACATCTACAGAATTACTAAAGGTTTTAATACAGGTAGTGATCGATTGATTGTAAGTTAATGGATAGCAAGAAGTTGTTATCTGTTGCGAACTATTAACCCCCCAGATTGTGGAGTAATGATCACCAGAAGCATTTAGCCTTTTATAATCAATAGATAACTCACGATTCAAGCCATCCACGACGCCAGTTAACAGCCAAGGTTTTTTATAGGAGTTTATACTTGGTAAAGATCTTTTAAGTGTAATGCGTGTATTGTTAGAGCCTGAAATCGGTGAAAGCTGAATGAGATCAATCCAACCATCACCTGTTGCATCCAGAAACTGGTAGGTATCGTCAGACGTGGTCTGGCCAGACAAAAGAGGATATTGGGTAGAAAAATAATCATAATCTTCAGTATGAGAATTCCACAAACCATACCTTATCATCTTGTTAAAAGTATCATTCCAAACAACATCCAAATATCCGTCCTGGTTAATATCAACACGCTGAACACCAGAAATAGATGTCGATGCAAAATTTACAGAGAAATTTATCGGGTCGGAAAATCCAGCGCCAGTGTTTAATTGAAAAGAATTACCACTAACTTTATCCGGCAATCCATCACCATTAATATCTATCGGTTTCTCTGCAGTAATAAAAGAAAAAAACTCAAAATCGGGACTATCGAACTCGCCTTTGGTAATAAAGATAGCATCAGCTGTTATTGTTGTTATTTGGGGAGGGTAGGTATTGTACTGTGTAACAGTCCTACGCAGCCTAAGAACAATATCCACTCTGCCGTCACCATTATAATCAGCAGATTTTTCCGGATATGAACTATCAATTGTCCATGGACTTGATGAAATGGCCGGAGGAACATTACCTAATGGAATGGTTAACTCTTTCATAAAGGAAAACTGATATCTCATGTTACTTGCATGAGACGCAGCATTATCCCTGGGAACAAGCTTATAAAGCTGCAGTTTTTTCGCACCATCAATAAAATAGGCATCCGTCAAGCCGTCGCCAGTAAGATCCACAAATCCAACATGCCTATTTTGAAAAGGAATTCCAGGAGCAATCCCAAAAGTCCACTCACCTGTAACCATCGGCTGAGCTACCAGAGCATGCCATCTATTATCATAACTTCTAACCAATAAGTCTTGGCGACCATCAGCATTGTAATCAATAACATGCAATGTGGTATCACTGGGCAAATTCCCATAAAAAACTCTTTCATAAGATTTTTGCAGGTATCCCACGCCAGTACCCAGTGCAAATTTGACAACATGCTTGTAAGCAAAGTCAGCTGCATTGATTGGATATTGACTAACCCATGCAATATCCAGAATTCCATCACCATTAATATCAAAAAATTTATAATCTATAAGATTTTCAACATCCAAACTACTGCCCCCGTTACTGGATATTTGGTAATCTCTTTCGGGCGTATACGAGAAGCTCATTCGTGGATAACAGTCAGTTCCAAAACATTCTTCAACCTGATCCAATCGTTCAGCCAGTGATTTAGCGGGTTTTGTTTGATAATAAAAATTATAGGTACGTTCCAAGGCATTATTGTTATAGGTTTTAATATTGGTCAGCTTCTTTGAATAACGATATGAATAACCACTGATGTAAACCCTATAGGTGTCAGTACGATCTGCATAGTCAAACACTATTGATGCTTTGGCATTAGTGCTGGTATTTACCTGGGCATAGGCATAATTAATTCGTTTGATACGCTGACCGGTGGTGTTATCACCTTCGTACACATAATCAATGCGGTTACCCAGATTATCCTTAAAACGACTTAATGCCCATGCCAGATTGGAAGTACCTGTAACCTTGGAATCAGCTGTACCGCCAAAGGTACTGGTTGAACCATCCTTTGCTTCCACCTCAAAATAATCAGGATTACCTGTCGCCCCCCCCTGGCAGTCACCACAACATAAGCGTCAATCTCGGTTTTATATGTACTTCCTGCCGCACCATAGCTGCCAGACACCAACATAAGTCGTTGTCCATTCAGACAAAAGCGATCACTCTCGCCCCAACTCAATGGAAATGCAGCAGAGTCTTGCAAAAGGGTCTGGCGACATCGGCTAATGCCACCTAAACCGCTTAGGTTCATACCATAACCCACTAATCCAGCCCCTCCCTGACTGCTGTAATTAATCGATAACTGCGGTGCAACACCTGCAACACCAGAGGGTGAAAGAATAGGAATGGTATAAGTGGCCGCCCCAGACTCATCGACACGAAAGCTACTCGCTGTTGCGCCAACAGGAACTACTGATCCAGAACTAGAGGGAGGTAAAGATTGGGCGCTAACATGAACACACCCAAGAATAAGAATAATAGTAGTGAAAAAATTAGCCCACGAAAACATTCTCGAAATCCTTGACTTATAGAAATTATAAAATTGATCAGGGGACTTAATCAGAAAGGCATAGCGGTAGATAAAACAACTTCCCCTGTTTTTATTCCTGCGGAAATTTACTATTGGCAACTAAGAACGTTAATATTAATCTCATATATAAATTAACAATTAGATTTTCTCTAACCATCTGCCATCCGATCCTGAGCCTTGCTTACACCGGTTTCCGGTTCTTGCATATCATCTGTGGGATCTACACCGGCATCATCGCCATCTTCTTCATCAACTTCCGGTGCTGGTGGCTCATTGAGCTGGCTTTCCTCGATCAGGATCGACTCCGGTGTTTGTATGCCTATGTGATAAGCCGCAAACCCCGGCAGCACTACCTGGTCCAGAGCCATCCCCAATACACGGCCATCATAGGGTGAGTAAATACTGGTACGGGCATTGGTGATGGGATCAGTCACGGTTCCCAGTAATTCGCCCTCTTTCACTCGCTTGCCCAAGGTGACTTTACTGAAAAGGATTCCGCTCTGGTTGGCCCGCACCCAAACGGATCGGTAATACACAGGGGCAATTCGGTTCCAGCGCCGCTGCTTGCCATACATACCCGTTTTGGCAAGCAGTGTATTAATCGCCGCAACACCGGCAACGACAACATCACTTTGCATTGCCATAGGCTCACCCGCTTCCAGTGTCACTGAGGGAATGCCAGCGCGCACGGCGGCAGCACGCAAGGAATTGGGATTGCCGCGACTGTTTAACACCGCAATATCGCCAAAACTTTGCGCAAGGCGTGCGACATTCTCATCGGCCAGGTCAGCCCTTAATTGTGGCAAGTTGGTGCGGTGAAACGAGCCGGTATGCAGATCCACTAATGCATCACAGTGAGTGATTACACGGGTAAAAAATGAATGGGCAAGCCGGGATGCAGAACTGCCATAGGTATTACCGGGAAAATAGCGGTTCCAGTCGCGGCGATCGGGCAAATAGCGGGAATTACGACGAAACCCCATGATATTTGCCACAGGAACACCAATGATCGTCCCCGTTAATTTGGAAGGTTCGATACTAAAAACCACTTGGCGAATCATCTCGATGCCATTCAACTCATCGCCGTGAATGGCACCAACCAAGCAGAGTGTTTTTCCCGGGCTTGCACCATTCACCACCAGAACCGGTGTTGCTTCACTAAAGCCACCAACCGCAACATCGGAATTCCAGGTTAGGCGAACATAACTATTAGGGTTGATTTGTGTATCCAGGATTGTTTTAGTGCCCAGCAAGGTTTCCATATCAACCAACTTGTTGACCTCAGGCACTTCAGCTGCAAGGCCAGCGTCACTTGAGTTAACAGAACCATCAACTGATGATACAGATGAAACACTGGATGCAGCTTGTGCGAGCGGGTTTTCTACAGGGCTTACCGCCGATGAAGCGTAACCATCAACACTGGAAGATGCATTGGCAAGACTGCTACTCGCATGTACCGATGCAGTGGTACCTGCTGCCGCAAGGGTCAGCATTTCCAGTTTTTGCTGCGGCTCTTGTGCAATAACCTGTGTCGCCACAGAAGATGCCTGGAGCAGTTCCTTGCTATCAGAAGCAACTGCCGTTTCCGTAGTTACCGCAACAGCCTCAGGGGTTTGGTTTACCGATGGAATGGACAGAGAGGGTTCATCAACAGCGGCAGATGCATTAACAGATGACTCCGCGGCAGAAACCATTGCCAATCCAAATCCGACAACAAAACACAAGCTCGTATTAATAAAAGACAGAATTCTTGGCATAAACAGGTCACAGAAGAATTTATTGTTACCGCCTGGCACAACACCAGGCGGTCAGACAGCTTCCTGCCATATTTATTCCCATTCAATGGTAGCGGGCGGTTTGCTCGATACGTCATAGCACACACGCGACACACCGGAAATTTCATTGATAATCCGATTGGACACTTTTTCCAACAGTTCGTAAGGCAGGTGAGCCCAGCGCGCTGTCATAAAGTCGACCGTCTCTACCGCGCGCAGTGATATGACCCATTCATAACGGCGACCATCACCGACAACACCAACCGACTTGACCGGCAGGAAGACAGCAAATGCCTGGGAAGTTTTGTGGTACCAATCGGCTGCGCGCAACTCCTCCAGAAAAATAGCATCAGCTTCGCGCAGAATATCGGCATATTCTTTTTTCACTTCGCCAAGAATACGTACCCCCAAACCCGGGCCCGGGAATGGATGGCGGTACACCATGTCATAGGGCAGGCCCAACTCCAAGCCAATAGCGCGGACCTCATCTTTAAAAAGTTCACGCAGGGGCTCCACCAATTTAAAGGCCATGTCTTCCGGCAAACCACCGACATTATGGTGGGATTTAATCACATGGGCTTTGCCGGTTTTGGCGGCGGCGGACTCGATCACATCCGGGTAAATGGTACCTTGGGCCAACCACTTCACTTCTTGTAATTTGGTCGCTTCAGTATCAAATACATCGATAAAGGTACCGCCAATGATTTTGCGTTTTTTCTCCGGGTCACTCACACCAGCAAGCTTGCCCAGGAACAGCTGTTCCGCATCCGCACGAATCACGCGCACACCCATGTTTTTGGCAAACATGTCCATCACCTGATCGCCTTCATTTTTGCGCAGCAATCCGTTATCCACAAACACACAGGTGAGCTGGTCGCCAATAGCACGGTGTAACAACGCTGCCACTACAGAAGAGTCTACCCCACCGGAAAGGCCCAGCAGCACTTTATCGGTACCGACTTGTTCGCGCACCTTTTTGATAGCGTCTTCTACAATATTGGCAGGGGTCCAGAGCTTTTCGCAGGCACAGAGTTGCAATACAAAGTGCTCAAACAAACGCTTGCCTTGCAAGGTATGGGTTACTTCCGGATGGAACTGCACACCGTAGAATTTTTTCGCCTCGTTATACATGCCGGCAATGGGGCAGGAGGGCGTAGACGCCATCAGTTCAAAACCTTCCGGCATTTTGGTGACTTTATCACCATGGCTCATCCACACATCCAGTAACGCAGAGCCATCCTGATCCACATGATCTTTAATATCCTGCAACAATGAGGACTGACCATGAGCCTTGATCTGTGCATAGCCGAATTCACGAATAGCGGAAGACTCTACCCAGCCCCCCATTTGCATCGCCATGGTTTGCATACCGTAGCAAATACCCAGGACAGGAACTCCCAGTGCAAATACCGCTTCAGGTGCTCGGGGTGCCTCCTCTTCCGTGGTAGATTCAGGACCGCCGGCGAGGATAATCCCACTGGGCTTATAAGCACGGATTTCATCGTCGCTCATATCCCAGGCGCGAATTTCCGAGAAAACACCGATTTCGCGTACGCGGCGCGCAATCAGTTGAGTGTATTGCGAGCCGAAATCCAGGATCAGAATTCGCTGGGCGTGTATATCGTGAGTCATGCTAGTTCCTGAGTAAAAAGAAAAAGGTTTCGCGGCTTAAATGAAAAACTCGGGCAAGCCCGAGTTTTTCGTGTTGCGGAGCAGTTGCTGATTAACGCCCGCCAATCGGATAGTTAGGTGCTTCTTTGGTGATCTGCACATCGTGCACATGGCTCTCGCCCATACCGGCAGCAGTGACACGCACAAACTCCGGCTTGGTACGCATGGATTCAAGGTCGGCACAGCCGGTATAGCCCATTGCTGAACGCACGCCTCCCATCATCTGGTGCACTATGGCTGCCAGTGGGCCTTTATAGGGCACCCGGCCTTCGATGCCTTCGGGTACCAGCTTTTCAGCGCCGGCGCTGGCATCCTGGAAATAACGATCACTGGAGCCTTGGGTTTGCGCCATAGCTCCCAGAGATCCCATACCCCGGTACGCCTTATAGGTGCGTCCCTGGTAGAGTTCGACTTCGCCCGGGGCTTCCTCGGTACCGGCAAACATGGAGCCCATCATCACCGCGTGGGCACCCGCGACTATGGCTTTTGCAATGTCACCCGAATAGCGAATACCACCGTCCGCGATGGCGGGAACCCCTGTACCTTTCAGTGCGGCAACTACATTGGCGATCGCAGAAATTTGCGGCACACCTACACCGGATACGATACGGGTAGTACAAATAGAACCGGGACCAATCCCGACCTTCACGGCATCAGCGCCCGCCTCTACCAGCGCCAGGGCTGCAGCACCGGTCGCAATATTGCCGCCAATCACTTGAACGTCGGGGTATTTGGTTTTAATGGCACGCACACGATCCAATACGTTTTTACTGTGGCCGTGGGCAGTATCCACCACCAGCACATCAACACCTGCTTCAACCAGCGCATCAACACGCGCATCGGTATCGCGGCTGGTGCCCACACTGGCACCGACACGCAGACGGCCCTCCGGGTCTTTGCACGCACTGGGGTATTTTTCGGCCTTGTTGATGTCCTTAACGGTAATCAGGCCACGCAGCTCGAACTTGTCGTTTACTACCAGCACTTTCTCAATGCGGTGTTTGTGCAACAAGTTGCGCACTTCTTCGGGAGTGAAGCCTTCCTTCACGGTGACCAGTTGGTTTTTGGGGGTCATGATGCTGGATACACTGGCATCCAGGTTGGTTTCAAAACGCACATCACGGCCAGTGACTATGCCCACCAGATCGCCCTTATGCAGCACAGGC from Cellvibrio japonicus Ueda107 includes:
- the tnpB gene encoding IS66 family insertion sequence element accessory protein TnpB (TnpB, as the term is used for proteins encoded by IS66 family insertion elements, is considered an accessory protein, since TnpC, encoded by a neighboring gene, is a DDE family transposase.) — encoded protein: MIQWEDVPVYVHRLPVDFRKSINGLSVLVQESMGLDAFSPAVFVFGSRSRNKIKILYWDKTGFCLWYKRLEKDKFKWPRRGDAVLSLTHEQFDWLLRGLDIEKLQPHTEKYFFSAN
- the tnpC gene encoding IS66 family transposase, which encodes MENKPDLLQENIDLQKIVADKDDIISAQEKSLQNKEKRIRILEEYILSLQQKQFGSSSEKQDVIQSELVFTEAEDTAEAEVPEQADAFADATVVAEHKRKKKRASIPKELPRIEIIHDLPEGQKCCPHDGAELKPIGFESHEQLDIIPASVRVLHHKRLKYACPCCENYLVTARKPSQPIEKSIASPGLLAHIATQKYVDALPLYRQTEIFKRIGVEMDRTTLANWMVRCGAIVQPLINLIHERMLEQAILHADETRVQVLNETGRAAETQSFMWVLRSTQPACAAVLYHYDPTRSGKVITELLHDFDGALMTDGYAAYNAPCEKNSITHLACWAHARRKFIEAQKIQKAGKTGKADQAIAFIQQLYGIEKSIKDKTPEEKYQLRQTQSLPMLQKIKAWLDKSIAHALPQSLIGKALHYLHEQWPKLICYVESGDYPIDNNAAENAIRPFVIGRKNWLFSASPKGAAASANLYSVIETAKANGLEPYTYLRKVFSELPQATSLEQIEALLPWNVKSGVD
- the tnpC gene encoding IS66 family transposase, producing the protein MKNISDLVQENIELQKIVANKDDIISLHERSLQEKEQSLHAKEKRIRLLEEYILSLQQKQFGSSSEKQEVLQAELVFTEAEDTAEAEAPEQVDAFADDTVVVAEHKRKKKRASIPKELHRIEITHDLPEDQKCCPHDGSLLKPIGFESHEQLDIIPASVRVLHHKRLKYACPCCENYLVTAKKPAQPIEKSIASPGLLAHIATQKYVDAMPLYRQTDIFKRIGVEMDRTTLANWMIRCGNLVQPLINLLHERMLEQTILHADETRVQVLNETGRAAETQSFMWVLRSTQPTCAAVLYRYEPTRSGKVITELLRDFNGALMTDGYAAYNAPCEKKGITHLACWAHARRKFIEAQKIQAKGKTGKADQAIAFIQQLYGIEKAIKDKTPEEKYQLRQTQSLPVLQKIKVWLDKSLAHSPPQSLIGKALHYLHEQWPKLVRYVESGDYPIDNNAAENAIRPFVIGRKNWLFSTSPKGATASANLYSVIETAKANGLEPYGYLKTIFTELPNATSLEQIEALLPWNYKDGVS
- the tnpB gene encoding IS66 family insertion sequence element accessory protein TnpB (TnpB, as the term is used for proteins encoded by IS66 family insertion elements, is considered an accessory protein, since TnpC, encoded by a neighboring gene, is a DDE family transposase.) gives rise to the protein MIQWDDVPVYVHRQPVDFRKSINGLSVLVQESMALEVFSRSVFVFGNRTRNKIKILYWDKTGFCLWYKRLEKDKFKWPRRGDAVLSLTHEQFDWLLRGLDIEKLQPHTEKYFFSAN
- the tnpA gene encoding IS66 family insertion sequence element accessory protein TnpA, coding for MKKRNEEQWRALFAQHDASGVSAAVFCKQNELCPKYFSLRRKQLAKMASKEEAGFVRVKVKPKIPHEASGVKAASLTIRHHVGQLEFGTLPPPQWLAQLLRALA